In one window of Harpia harpyja isolate bHarHar1 chromosome 11, bHarHar1 primary haplotype, whole genome shotgun sequence DNA:
- the VCAM1 gene encoding vascular cell adhesion protein 1 isoform X2, whose product MGRTSQALLLILYVFMTVKAFEMEIIPANRIVAQIGETLILTCNTTGCASPSFSWRTQMDNPLGGTVNNHRTYSTLTMNPVSIVNSHDYLCTVFCGEKEKKEKSIKVELYSFPSDPVIEIRPSLVAGEPVTVICKIPDVYPSDHLEVLLKKEGYTLHEEDFYGDDSTNTETKTVTYSFHPTAEDIGKEITCVAKLPIAYMDFEPKERVTSQKLNTNFGPKNTIITASPGNSPMEGDPLKLTCVTESNPPTQIVWRKHLADESIQHLVENNVLSVPHTRFTDSGLYICEVINLVTNKTEKATVDIVIQGAPNITELSIEPSITVQEGENVSIQCSAESNPPPKIILRRKSDSADMGSYSEGRILLLPSVTFLNGGDYECIAENKFGKSKSEITFNVEYGPKNTMISVIPATAVKEGETVMMKCTSSGNPAPVISWKKKTATGELEKMFKDATLHIQNVKSQDMGLYECEAYNQFGREEKAVKLLVQGRLEKTDQMIPLIIAFSCVTAIAVPVVAILIYVSRKAKINGSYSLVKALRLKV is encoded by the exons ATGGGAAGAACAAGCCAAGCTCTGCTGCTAATTTTGTATGTGTTTATGACTG TTAAAGCATTTGAAATGGAGATTATACCTGCTAACAGAATTGTTGCACAGATTGGAGAAACACTCATACTCACATGCAATACTACTGGCTGTGCATCACCAAGTTTTTCCTGGAGAACCCAGATGGACAACCCCCTTGGAGGAACAGTGAACAACCATAGGACATACTCTACCTTGACTATGAATCCAGTTAGCATTGTGAATTCTCATGATTATCTGTGTACTGTCTTCTGtggtgagaaagagaaaaaagagaagagtatCAAAGTTGAACTTTACT CTTTCCCCAGCGATCCTGTCATTGAGATCAGGCCATCCTTAGTTGCTGGAGAACCAGTCACTGTCATCTGTAAAATTCCTGATGTGTATCCTTCTGATCACCTGGAAGTACTCCTAAAGAAAGAGGGATATACTCTTCATGAGGAAGATTTTTATGGAGATGACAGCACAAATACAGAGACCAAAACTGTGACTTATTCTTTTCATCCCACGGCTGAAGATATTGGGAAAGAGATTACCTGTGTGGCCAAGTTACCAATTGCTTATATGGACTTTGAACCTAAAGAAAGAGTAACTTCTCAGAAGCTGAATACAAACT TTGGCCCCAAAAATACTATCATTACTGCATCTCCAGGCAACTCGCCAATGGAAGGAGACCCTCTAAAACTCACTTGTGTGACTGAAAGTAACCCACCAACACAAATAGTTTGGAGAAAACATTTGGCTGATGAAAGCATTCAGCATCTGGTAGAAAACAATGTCCTTTCTGTTCCCCATACCCGTTTCACTGATTCAGGACTGTACATCTGTGAAGTAATTAATCTGGTAACtaataaaacagagaaagcaacTGTGGACATTGTCATACAAG GTGCTCCAAACATTACAGAACTCTCTATTGAGCCTTCTATAACAGTTCAAGAAGGGGAAAATGTTTCCATACAATGTTCTGCTGAGAGTAACCCTCCTCCCAAGattattttaaggagaaaatccGACAGTGCAGACATGGGGTCTTACAGTGAGGGAAGAATTCTCCTTCTTCCATCTGTGACATTCCTAAATGGAGGAGACTACGAATGTATAGCAGAAAACAAGTTTGGGAAAAGTAAAAGTGAAATAACATTTAATGTGGAAT ATGGACCAAAGAATACAATGATTTCTGTTATCCCTGCTACTGCTGTTAAAGAAGGAGAAACTGTGATGATGAAATGTACTAGTTCTGGTAATCCGGCTCCAGTGATCTCTTGGAAGAAAAAGACGGCCACTGGGGAGCTGGAGAAAATGTTTAAAGATGCCACTTTACATATACAGAATGTAAAAAGTCAAGATATGGGGCTTTATGAATGTGAAGCTTATAACCAatttggcagagaagaaaaagctgtcaaATTACTTGTTCAAG gaagactggaaaaaacagaTCAAATGATACCACTGATAATTGCATTCTCCTGTGTAACAGCAATAGCAGTACCTGTAGTTGCAATTTTGATCTACGTGtcaagaaaagcaaagataaatGGATCCTACAGTCTTGTAAAAGCGCTCAGGCTGAAAGTGTGA
- the VCAM1 gene encoding vascular cell adhesion protein 1 isoform X1 yields the protein MGRTSQALLLILYVFMTVKAFEMEIIPANRIVAQIGETLILTCNTTGCASPSFSWRTQMDNPLGGTVNNHRTYSTLTMNPVSIVNSHDYLCTVFCGEKEKKEKSIKVELYSFPSDPVIEIRPSLVAGEPVTVICKIPDVYPSDHLEVLLKKEGYTLHEEDFYGDDSTNTETKTVTYSFHPTAEDIGKEITCVAKLPIAYMDFEPKERVTSQKLNTNFGPKNTIITASPGNSPMEGDPLKLTCVTESNPPTQIVWRKHLADESIQHLVENNVLSVPHTRFTDSGLYICEVINLVTNKTEKATVDIVIQGAPNITELSIEPSITVQEGENVSIQCSAESNPPPKIILRRKSDSADMGSYSEGRILLLPSVTFLNGGDYECIAENKFGKSKSEITFNVEYGPKNTMISVIPATAVKEGETVMMKCTSSGNPAPVISWKKKTATGELEKMFKDATLHIQNVKSQDMGLYECEAYNQFGREEKAVKLLVQVPPQNITVLVYPSENVKEGENVTITCSTYSNPPSQMVLKKVHQEKEIILSSVNGTFILYNVTKNDAGRYLLDVFNEAGNNVKVIEISVVGRLEKTDQMIPLIIAFSCVTAIAVPVVAILIYVSRKAKINGSYSLVKALRLKV from the exons ATGGGAAGAACAAGCCAAGCTCTGCTGCTAATTTTGTATGTGTTTATGACTG TTAAAGCATTTGAAATGGAGATTATACCTGCTAACAGAATTGTTGCACAGATTGGAGAAACACTCATACTCACATGCAATACTACTGGCTGTGCATCACCAAGTTTTTCCTGGAGAACCCAGATGGACAACCCCCTTGGAGGAACAGTGAACAACCATAGGACATACTCTACCTTGACTATGAATCCAGTTAGCATTGTGAATTCTCATGATTATCTGTGTACTGTCTTCTGtggtgagaaagagaaaaaagagaagagtatCAAAGTTGAACTTTACT CTTTCCCCAGCGATCCTGTCATTGAGATCAGGCCATCCTTAGTTGCTGGAGAACCAGTCACTGTCATCTGTAAAATTCCTGATGTGTATCCTTCTGATCACCTGGAAGTACTCCTAAAGAAAGAGGGATATACTCTTCATGAGGAAGATTTTTATGGAGATGACAGCACAAATACAGAGACCAAAACTGTGACTTATTCTTTTCATCCCACGGCTGAAGATATTGGGAAAGAGATTACCTGTGTGGCCAAGTTACCAATTGCTTATATGGACTTTGAACCTAAAGAAAGAGTAACTTCTCAGAAGCTGAATACAAACT TTGGCCCCAAAAATACTATCATTACTGCATCTCCAGGCAACTCGCCAATGGAAGGAGACCCTCTAAAACTCACTTGTGTGACTGAAAGTAACCCACCAACACAAATAGTTTGGAGAAAACATTTGGCTGATGAAAGCATTCAGCATCTGGTAGAAAACAATGTCCTTTCTGTTCCCCATACCCGTTTCACTGATTCAGGACTGTACATCTGTGAAGTAATTAATCTGGTAACtaataaaacagagaaagcaacTGTGGACATTGTCATACAAG GTGCTCCAAACATTACAGAACTCTCTATTGAGCCTTCTATAACAGTTCAAGAAGGGGAAAATGTTTCCATACAATGTTCTGCTGAGAGTAACCCTCCTCCCAAGattattttaaggagaaaatccGACAGTGCAGACATGGGGTCTTACAGTGAGGGAAGAATTCTCCTTCTTCCATCTGTGACATTCCTAAATGGAGGAGACTACGAATGTATAGCAGAAAACAAGTTTGGGAAAAGTAAAAGTGAAATAACATTTAATGTGGAAT ATGGACCAAAGAATACAATGATTTCTGTTATCCCTGCTACTGCTGTTAAAGAAGGAGAAACTGTGATGATGAAATGTACTAGTTCTGGTAATCCGGCTCCAGTGATCTCTTGGAAGAAAAAGACGGCCACTGGGGAGCTGGAGAAAATGTTTAAAGATGCCACTTTACATATACAGAATGTAAAAAGTCAAGATATGGGGCTTTATGAATGTGAAGCTTATAACCAatttggcagagaagaaaaagctgtcaaATTACTTGTTCAAG ttcctccCCAAAATATTACTGTGTTAGTATATCCATCAGAAAATGttaaagaaggagaaaatgtcACTATTACATGTAGCACGTACAGTAACCCACCATCACAGATGGTCCTGAAAAAAGTCCATCAGgagaaagaaattattctgtcatCAGTGAATGGAACCTTTATACTCTACAATGTCACCAAAAATGATGCGGGCAGATATTTGCTTGATGTTTTCAATGAGGCTGGAAACAACGTCAAAGTGATTGAGATATCTGTTGTAG gaagactggaaaaaacagaTCAAATGATACCACTGATAATTGCATTCTCCTGTGTAACAGCAATAGCAGTACCTGTAGTTGCAATTTTGATCTACGTGtcaagaaaagcaaagataaatGGATCCTACAGTCTTGTAAAAGCGCTCAGGCTGAAAGTGTGA